A stretch of the Festucalex cinctus isolate MCC-2025b chromosome 20, RoL_Fcin_1.0, whole genome shotgun sequence genome encodes the following:
- the LOC144009447 gene encoding clavesin-1-like isoform X1, with translation MSQLLAGLSADATEKARLELNENPNTLHQDIQQVRDMIVTRPDIGFLRTDDDFILRFLRARKFDPVETFRLLAQYFQFRQQNLDMFQSFKVDDPGIKRALMDGFPGVLETPDQHGRKILILFASNWDQSRNSFTDILRAILLSLEVLIEKPELQINGFVLIIDWSNFSFKQASKLTPNILKLAIEGLQDSFPARFGGIHFVNQPWYIHAMFTIIKPFLKDKTRKRIFLHGNNLNSLHQLIQPECLPSEFGGTLPPYDMGMWARTLLGPDYMDETEYTLTYDALHVRENCGGGADKELMKRSQSVVNPATLRQTDRETSTPLLALD, from the exons ATGTCGCAGCTCCTGGCGGGCCTCAGCGCCGACGCCACCGAGAAGGCTCGGCTCGAGCTCAACGAAAACCCAAACACGCTACACCAGGACATACAACAG GTGCGCGACATGATCGTGACCCGGCCAGACATCGGCTTCCTGCGCACGGACGACGACTTCATCCTTCGTTTCCTCCGAGCGCGCAAGTTCGACCCGGTGGAGACCTTCCGCCTGCTGGCGCAGTACTTCCAGTTCCGGCAGCAGAACCTCGACATGTTCCAGAGCTTCAAG gtgGACGACCCCGGCATCAAGCGAGCGCTGATGGACGGCTTCCCGGGCGTTCTGGAGACACCGGACCAACACGGCAGAAAGATCCTCATCCTTTTCGCCTCCAACTGGGACCAGAGCAG GAACTCGTTTACAGACATCTTGCGGGCCATCCTCCTCTCGTTGGAGGTTCTGATCGAGAAGCCCGAGCTGCAGATCAACGGCTTCGTCCTCATCATCGACTGGAGCAACTTCTCCTTCAAGCAGGCCTCCAAGCTCACGCCCAACATCCTCAAGCTGGCCATCGAAGGCCTGCAG GACAGTTTCCCGGCCCGCTTCGGAGGCATCCATTTTGTCAACCAGCCGTGGTACATTCACGCCATGTTCACCATCATCAAGCCTTTCCTCAAAGACAAGACCAGGAAACGG ATTTTTCTCCACGGCAACAACCTGAACTCGCTCCATCAGCTCATCCAGCCCGAGTGTCTGCCGTCCGAGTTCGGGGGTACGCTTCCGCCGTACGACATGGGCATGTGGGCGCGCACCCTGCTGGGTCCCGATTACATGGACGAGACCGAGTACACGCTCACCTACGACGCCCTGCACGTGCGAGAAAATTGTGGGGGAGGCGCCGACAAGGAGCTCATGAAGAG GTCTCAGTCGGTGGTCAATCCCGCCACTCTGCGACAGACTGACAGAGAGACCAGCACGCCGCTACTGGCCCTGGActga
- the LOC144009447 gene encoding clavesin-1-like isoform X2, with protein MDEPAASRDNPSKKKRKNDSSTDTDDLATADVSVDDPGIKRALMDGFPGVLETPDQHGRKILILFASNWDQSRNSFTDILRAILLSLEVLIEKPELQINGFVLIIDWSNFSFKQASKLTPNILKLAIEGLQDSFPARFGGIHFVNQPWYIHAMFTIIKPFLKDKTRKRIFLHGNNLNSLHQLIQPECLPSEFGGTLPPYDMGMWARTLLGPDYMDETEYTLTYDALHVRENCGGGADKELMKRSQSVVNPATLRQTDRETSTPLLALD; from the exons atggatgagccggcggccagtcgggataatccttcgaaaaaaaaaaggaaaaatgactcgtcaacagacacggacgatttagcaaccgccgacgtatcg gtgGACGACCCCGGCATCAAGCGAGCGCTGATGGACGGCTTCCCGGGCGTTCTGGAGACACCGGACCAACACGGCAGAAAGATCCTCATCCTTTTCGCCTCCAACTGGGACCAGAGCAG GAACTCGTTTACAGACATCTTGCGGGCCATCCTCCTCTCGTTGGAGGTTCTGATCGAGAAGCCCGAGCTGCAGATCAACGGCTTCGTCCTCATCATCGACTGGAGCAACTTCTCCTTCAAGCAGGCCTCCAAGCTCACGCCCAACATCCTCAAGCTGGCCATCGAAGGCCTGCAG GACAGTTTCCCGGCCCGCTTCGGAGGCATCCATTTTGTCAACCAGCCGTGGTACATTCACGCCATGTTCACCATCATCAAGCCTTTCCTCAAAGACAAGACCAGGAAACGG ATTTTTCTCCACGGCAACAACCTGAACTCGCTCCATCAGCTCATCCAGCCCGAGTGTCTGCCGTCCGAGTTCGGGGGTACGCTTCCGCCGTACGACATGGGCATGTGGGCGCGCACCCTGCTGGGTCCCGATTACATGGACGAGACCGAGTACACGCTCACCTACGACGCCCTGCACGTGCGAGAAAATTGTGGGGGAGGCGCCGACAAGGAGCTCATGAAGAG GTCTCAGTCGGTGGTCAATCCCGCCACTCTGCGACAGACTGACAGAGAGACCAGCACGCCGCTACTGGCCCTGGActga